From the Theobroma cacao cultivar B97-61/B2 chromosome 2, Criollo_cocoa_genome_V2, whole genome shotgun sequence genome, one window contains:
- the LOC18608120 gene encoding uncharacterized protein LOC18608120 produces the protein MSSTVTLSPTFLAGFPYRKPPSHFFSNPKILLLKTHSFQLLLASRRIPNFPQGTDNLVDGPRNWGRSITSEFDDDQEGDEDEDEDEDEDEDEDRSLDLLIRFVQNVFRKISKRARKAVRAVLPVSISTKLVGFSVNGVLMLAFLWVLKAFLEVVCTLGSIVFVSILLIRGIWMGVTYVQESRDQRINELVDDQRAWTGTHPAT, from the exons ATGTCTTCAACCGTCACACTCTCACCTACCTTTCTCGCTGGCTTCCCTTACAGAAAACCGCCGTCTCATTTTTTCAGTAACCCCAAAATCCTCCTTCTGAAAACCCACTCCTTTCAGCTCCTTCTTGCTTCCAGAAGGATCCCCAATTTCCCTCAg GGGACTGATAATCTTGTGGATGGCCCGCGCAATTGGGGCCGTTCCATCACTTCCGAGTTCGATGATGATCAAGAAGGAGACGAGGATGAAGACGAAGACGAAGACGAAGATGAAGACGAAGATCGGAGTTTGGATCTGTTAATTAGATTTGTTCAAAACGTATTTAGAAAGATATCTAAACGAGCAAGGAAAGCCGTACGAGCTGTTTTGCCGGTCTCCATATCTACTAAACTG GTGGGATTCTCTGTTAATGGAGTCCTGATGCTGGCATTTTTGTGGGTTTTAAAGGCATTTCTTGAG GTGGTTTGCACTCTTGGAAGTATTGTGTTTGTAAGCATCTTACTCATACGTGGGATATGGATGGGGGTAACATACGTGCAAGAAAGCCGTGACCAAAGGATTAATGAACTTGTTGATGACCAGCGTGCCTGGACTGGTACACATCCTGCCACTTGA
- the LOC18608118 gene encoding probable zinc metallopeptidase EGY3, chloroplastic: protein MATFFLTSQSLLSSCNLYTNHKKKHKTKTVGPSLSTIISSFGDNSSLDKKTHLSVSVNSSSNPRKPLDLAVKGYYLSFSRRLKPLKSSVTDEPESEPTSSSSVAVAPEEPSNYKESPKSVQEVGLSKENEETKGKENQQEMDWKTDEEFKKFMGNPSIEAAIKLEKKRADRKLKEFDRESSGNPIVGLFNKLVRDNLTREKERLEQAEETFKALDLNKLKSCFGFDTFFATDVRRFGDGGIYIGNLRRPIEEVIPTLEKKLSDAAGREVVLWFMEEKANDITKQACVVQPKAEIDLQFESTKLSTPWGYVSAIALCVATFGTIALMSGFFLKPGATFDDYLADVVPLFGGFVSILGVSEIATRVTAARYGVKLSPSFLVPSNWTGCLGVMNNYESLLPNKKALFGIPVARTASAYLTSLVLAVAAFVADGSFNGGDNALYIRPQFFYNNPLLSFIQFVIGPYTDDLGNVLPYAVEGVGVPVDPLAFAGLLGMVVTSLNLLPCGRLEGGRIAQAMFGRNTATLLSFATSLLLGIGGLSGSVLCLAWGLFATFFRGGEEMPAKDEITPLGDNRFAWGVVLGLICFLTLFPNGGGTFSSPFFSDPFFRGNL from the exons ATGGCTACTTTCTTCCTCACTTCACAGTCTTTATTGTCTTCATGCAATCTCTATACCAATCACAAGAAGAAACATAAGACCAAGACTGTTGGCCCAAGTTTATCTACCATTATATCCTCCTTTGGTGACAACAGTTCACTTGACAAGAAAACCCATCTTTCTGTTTCTGTAAATTCCAGTTCCAATCCAAGAAAGCCCCTTGATTTAGCGGTTAAAGGTTACTATCTTTCATTTTCAAGAAGGTTAAAACCTCTCAAGTCCTCTGTTACAGATGAGCCAGAAAGTGAACCTACTTCTTCGTCTTCAGTTGCAGTTGCACCTGAGGAACCAAGCAATTACAAGGAAAGTCCAAAGAGTGTTCAAGAAGTTGGATTGagtaaagaaaatgaagaaactaAGGGGAAAGAAAACCAGCAAGAAATGGACTGGAAGACGGATGAAGAGTTCAAGAAGTTCATGGGAAACCCTTCTATCGAGGCTGCAATAAAGCTGGAGAAGAAGAGAGCCGATAGGAAGCTCAAGGAGTTTGATAGGGAAAGCAGTGGTAACCCAATCGTGGGGCTTTTCAATAAACTGGTGCGTGATAATTTGACGAGAGAGAAGGAAAGGTTGGAACAAGCAGAGGAGACCTTCAAAGCTCTTGATCTTAACAAG TTAAAGAGCTGTTTTGGATTTGATACATTTTTTGCAACTGATGTTCGAAGATTTGGAGATGGGGGGATTTACATTGGGAATTTGAGAAGACCCATTGAAGAGGTCATCCCTACACTGGAGAAAAAGCTATCTGACGCTGCTGGCAGGGAAGTTGTCTTATGGTTCATGGAGGAAAAAGCAAATGACATTACAAAACAG GCATGTGTGGTGCAACCTAAAGCAGAAATAGATCTGCAATTTGAGTCTACCAAGCTGAGCACTCCTTGGGGATATGTTAGTGCAATAGCCTTATGCGTGGCAACTTTTGGGACAATTGCTCTGATGAGTGGATTCTTCCTGAAACCTGGTGCTACATTTGATGACTATCTGGCTGATGTTGTCCCTCTCTTTGGTGGCTTTGTCTCCATTTTGGGAGTCTCTGAG ATAGCCACAAGGGTAACAGCAGCTCGTTATGGTGTTAAACTCAGCCCCTCTTTTCTTGTTCCATCCAATTGGACAGGCTGTTTGGGAGTGATGAACAATTATGAGTCACTTCTTCCAAATAAGAAGGCTCTTTTTGGTATTCCAGTGGCACGGACAGCAAGTGCTTATTTGACATCACTGGTACTTGCAGTTGCTGCTTTTGTAGCTGATGGCAGCTTTAATGGTGGTGATAATGCATT GTACATAAGGCCTCAATTCTTCTACAACAATCCATTGCTTTCTTTCATCCAATTTGTTATCGGACCATATACAGATGACCTTGGGAATGTTTTACCATATGCTGTGGAAGGGGTAGGAGTTCCTGTCGATCCCCTTGCTTTTGCTGGACTTTTGG GAATGGTGGTGACTTCTTTGAACTTGTTGCCCTGTGGGAGACTTGAAGGTGGCCGCATAGCTCAAGCTATGTTTGGAAGAAATACTGCTACTTTATTGTCATTCGCCACATCCCTTCTCCTCGGCATCGGTGGTCTTAGTGGAAGTGTCCTTTGTTTGGCATGGGGATTATTTGCAACCTTCTTTCGGGGTGGAGAAGAAATGCCAGCAAAAGATGAGATCACCCCATTGGGAGATAACAGGTTTGCTTGGGGTGTTGTTCTAGGTCTTATCTGCTTCCTTACTCTTTTCCCTAATGGAGGAGGTACATTCTCCAGCCCATTCTTCAGTGATCCATTTTTCAGGGGCAATCTGTAA
- the LOC18608119 gene encoding F-box protein SKIP22 → MKLRLRNYESKETLRIQVPSPCSFLQLQETLSLSLPTPQPSPPSSLRFSLNAKDLLHAPSPHASLQSIGVSSGDLIYFSLNPMVFSPISSNQDLQTATLVEETNEIPESSTNQEASVQELPQLQEPMSTEPQVSQETEKTEGTEYMDIDAFAVSERFSEPYFLRKVLKEELADDGSNHKLLAIAVHAVLLESGFVGFDPVSGLQIDGFHFPDEWPSPVSICYSLPELWINDDNSGSNLTDYAVLKFQTLGHFVQVYGSLVKGGSGLYKLSLDEYRFAPTLDLVWANFDKNDSTNDNNNNNSYPENEVFEFWKIVKDGLALPLLIDLSYRTGLSLPACLMRLPTELKLRILESLPGADIARMGCVCSEMQYLASNNDLWKQKFREEFGDCPGTMEIGNWKEMFHSCWESRKKPKRAIPRWRGFRRVVRPFYFPIRRDPNPFLAPVMIGGDYDRLPGLVLAPPVYVPPGLRFPRFQGRRNFGLHCNLGEGQNNS, encoded by the coding sequence ATGAAACTGAGACTGAGAAATTATGAATCAAAGGAAACCCTGAGAATCCAAGTTCCGTCTCCGTGTTCTTTCCTCCAACTTCAGGAAACCCTCTCCCTCTCCCTCCCTACCCCTCAACCTTCGCCGCCATCTTCTCTCCGTTTTTCCCTCAACGCCAAGGACCTGCTCCACGCGCCATCCCCTCACGCTTCCCTCCAATCCATCGGTGTCTCATCGGGTGACCTTATCTATTTCTCCCTTAACCCTATGGTTTTTTCTCCCATTTCTTCTAATCAAGACCTTCAAACAGCTACCCTTGTTGAAGAAACGAATGAGATTCCAGAATCCAGCACCAATCAAGAGGCCTCAGTTCAAGAATTGCCTCAATTACAAGAGCCCATGTCAACAGAGCCCCAAGTTTCTcaagaaactgaaaaaaccGAAGGAACAGAATATATGGATATCGATGCCTTTGCGGTTAGCGAAAGGTTCTCTGAGCCCTATTTCTTGAGGAAGGTTTTAAAGGAAGAGCTTGCTGATGATGGTAGCAATCACAAGCTCTTGGCGATTGCAGTCCACGCGGTTTTACTGGAATCAGGCTTTGTCGGGTTTGATCCCGTTTCAGGACTGCAAATTGATGGGTTCCATTTTCCAGATGAGTGGCCTTCACCTGTCTCAATTTGTTATTCCCTACCTGAACTTTGGATCAATGATGATAATTCTGGTTCTAATTTGACTGATTATGCTGTTTTAAAGTTTCAAACTTTAGGCCATTTTGTTCAGGTTTATGGGTCTTTGGTTAAGGGGGGTTCAGGGTTATATAAATTGTCTTTGGATGAATATAGGTTTGCACCAACTTTGGATTTAGTGTGGGCAAATTTTGATAAGAATGATAGTAcgaatgataataataataataattcatatCCTGAAAATGAAGTTTTTGAGTTTTGGAAGATTGTTAAGGATGGGCTTGCATTGCCATTGTTGATAGATCTTTCGTATAGGACTGGTTTGTCTCTTCCAGCTTGTTTGATGCGTCTACCAACAGAGTTAAAGCTTAGGATTCTGGAGTCCTTGCCTGGTGCTGATATTGCGAGAATGGGGTGTGTGTGCTCAGAGATGCAATATCTGGCTTCGAACAATGATCTGTGGAAGCAGAAATTCAGAGAGGAGTTTGGAGATTGCCCAGGAACAATGGAAATAGGGAATTGGAAAGAGATGTTTCATTCTTGTTGGGAGAGTAGGAAGAAGCCAAAGCGGGCAATTCCCAGGTGGCGAGGGTTTCGTCGTGTTGTTAGGCCATTTTACTTCCCAATTAGGAGAGATCCTAATCCGTTTTTGGCTCCTGTGATGATTGGTGGTGATTATGACCGCTTGCCAGGGCTTGTTTTGGCTCCTCCTGTTTATGTCCCGCCTGGTCTACGATTTCCTCGATTTCAAGGGAGACGGAATTTTGGACTTCATTGTAATCTTGGAGAAGGGCAAAATAATTCATAG